In a genomic window of Drosophila takahashii strain IR98-3 E-12201 chromosome 3L, DtakHiC1v2, whole genome shotgun sequence:
- the LOC108059281 gene encoding uncharacterized protein gives MLRLLIVATTGVLLGLYFLGSRADCNVCASVTQVACISNTSFQFCTSGLPFGPAYTCPTGYYCTANDVTCNTNAAFRSCIGCGSCNSNNTFACLTARTFALCLGTATPSQIVGSCGLGYVCDYNNPNICGTPATGSQATCPGDGTTTGVDPTGITPTAYCSIVQQHGRFPYGIDLNTTCRQYIYCFLNATAWGGGLYTCPGQTYFNSTSRYCDTQVPARCTYGVASLRLSSP, from the exons ATGCTTCGCCTTCTGATCGTAGCGACAACCGGAGTTTTGCTGGGACTCTATTTTCTTGGTAGCCGGGCGGACTGCAATGTGTGTGCTTCCGTGACCCAGGTGGCCTGCATTTCAAATACTTCCTTCCAATTCTGCACCAGCGGATTGCCCTTTGGCCCAGCTTACACATGTCCCACGGGATATTATTGCACGGCGAATGATGTTACTTGCAATACAAATGCTGCTTTCAGATCCTGTATAGGTTGTGGTTCCTGCAACAGTAATAACACCTTCGCCTGCCTCACGGCAAGGACATTTGCCTTGTGCCTGGGCACAGCCACGCCTTCCCAGATCGTAGGAAGTTGTGGCTTGGGTTACGTTTGCGATTATAACAATCCGAATATTTGTGGTACTCCTGCGACGGGATCCCAGGCCACTTGTCCGGGTGATGGAACTACCACTGGAGTGGACCCCACAGGGATAACACCCACTGCCTACTGTTCCATCGTCCAGCAGCACGGAAGATTTCCCTATGGCATCGATCTCAACACCACCTGCAGGCA ataCATTTATTGTTTTCTGAATGCAACTGCTTGGGGGGGAGGTCTCTACACCTGTCCCGGGCAAACTTATTTCAACAGCACATCGAGGTACTGTGACACCCAAGTGCCGGCCAGATGCACTTATGGAGTA
- the LOC108059297 gene encoding uncharacterized protein, with protein MLHKLLYLGISLAILVAFGQADCNVCSADGKAACVSKTQYQNCTADAIPTGPVYTCPKNTYCTALEERCTSNEALVACSDCKKCDAVTPFTCTSPTTFGLCDGVNIVANIEYPCETGEVCVANIGSPCVPSINGTGATCSYYDATNVIGDFCTLKASTGRYPYPDDSSCLRYIYCFRKNSTWTGNTWQCPTAKPYFSAITFSCIKAKPSTCT; from the exons ATGCTGCACAAGCTGCTCTACTTAGGAATTTCGCTGGCCATTCTGGTGGCATTTGGCCAGGCCGACTGCAATGTCTGCTCGGCGGATGGCAAGGCAGCCTGTGTGTCCAAAACTCAGTACCAAAACTGCACGGCGGACGCTATTCCGACTGGACCAGTCTACACCTGTCCAAAAAACACCTACTGTACGGCATTGGAGGAGCGCTGCACCTCCAATGAGGCCTTAGTCGCCTGTAGTGATTGCAAAAAGTGTGATGCAGTTACTCCATTCACCTGTACAAGTCCCACAACTTTCGGACTTTGCGACGGTGTAAATATAGTAGCCAACATCGAGTATCCCTGTGAGACAGGGGAAGTGTGTGTTGCAAATATCGGTAGTCCTTGTGTGCCCTCTATAAATGGCACAGGCGCCACTTGTTCTTATTATGATGCAACCAACGTAATCGGTGACTTTTGCACTCTGAAGGCTTCTACGGGTCGCTATCCATATCCCGATGATTCCAGCTGTCTCAG atatATTTATTGCTTCCGCAAGAATTCAACCTGGACTGGAAATACCTGGCAATGCCCTACAGCTAAACCTTATTTTAGTGCTATCACTTTTAGCTGTATCAAGGCGAAACCTTCCACTTGTACATAA
- the LOC108059295 gene encoding spore coat protein SP96 yields the protein MSPNRICLPLSLFSLLLLLGCLVSSTRGTCNVCNTVNNLTCYSSTQMQACQADVLSTATPTSCPSGYVCVSGSSGVLCQPEGQDASDCQECNKCDESQTFACTGTQSFALCLGTDTVQDSSGTCASGYVCNINDTQICGLPADGVMPTCSYADDTTTTSTSSTTSSTTASPPSTSDASTYCAAVQSQGRYAVGYNAYTTCRQYIYCTLVSGSWVGETYTCPGDLYFDSASQMCVASMPSTCSTTATTTSTTTAAPTTSNPAAYCQAMQSAGYYPVGTDASTTCHQYIYCFLNGGTWNGNAYTCPGSLYYNSASKTCVDTLPSTCSATVASLTLNGVELD from the exons ATGTCGCCAAACCGTATTTGCTTGCCACTCAGTTTGTTCagcctgctgctcctgctcggCTGTCTGGTGTCCTCGACCCGTGGCACCTGCAACGTCTGCAACACTGTCAACAACCTGACCTGCTACTCCTCGACCCAGATGCAGGCCTGCCAGGCGGACGTCCTTTCCACGGCCACGCCGACCTCTTGCCCCAGCGGCTATGTCTGCGTCAGTGGCTCCAGCGGGGTGCTCTGTCAGCCGGAGGGGCAGGATGCTTCCGACTGCCAGGAGTGCAACAAGTGCGACGAGAGCCAGACATTCGCCTGCACCGGGACCCAGAGCTTCGCCCTCTGCCTGGGCACAGACACCGTCCAGGACTCGAGCGGAACCTGTGCCTCTGGCTATGTGTGCAACATCAACGACACCCAGATATGCGGTCTGCCAGCGGATGGG GTGATGCCGACCTGTTCGTATGCAGATGACACAACTACCACCTCGAcaagcagcaccaccagctcCACCACCGCATCGCCTCCTTCCACCAGCGATGCATCCACCTACTGTGCGGCGGTTCAGTCGCAGGGAAGATATGCGGTGGGCTATAACGCGTATACGACCTGTCGCCAGTACATCTACTGCACTTTGGTAAGCGGCAGTTGGGTCGGAGAGACGTACACCTGTCCGGGCGACCTGTACTTCGACAGTGCCTCGCAGATGTGTGTGGCCAGCATGCCGTCCACCTGCtccaccaccgccaccaccacctccaCGACGACGGCGGCTCCAACCACCAGCAATCCCGCGGCTTATTGCCAGGCGATGCAATCGGCGGGTTACTACCCAGTGGGCACGGATGCCAGCACCACGTGCCACCAGTACATCTACTGCTTTCTGAACGGAGGAACCTGGAACGGCAATGCGTACACCTGTCCCGGCAGCCTGTACTACAACAGTGCCAGCAAGACCTGCGTGGACACCCTGCCATCCACCTGCTCCGCCACGGTGGCCAGCTTAACCCTCAACGGAGTGGAGTTAGATTAA
- the LOC108059294 gene encoding uncharacterized protein, producing the protein MLQRIESLVKGLVVVFLAFMVVQTVSDCNVCQSNQVACINSTSFYLCFGDGTPHRDQLYHCLEGFDCTNLTAICVQKSSQRPPSCGDTTQCGQCNANRNYLFACQSRGIFQMCYGATRPTGKFGYCPSGTVCDATSTSICVPEVTGQTLTCDINDELVDTTTASTVTTTESSTTESTTESTTESTTDSSTDSTVVTTVSPLTPEQMCTQLNATGLFPIIPTDPYCQRYVSCYFNNNVLIRSAEYNCPATSYFVSQTQSCVYVNPGYCL; encoded by the exons ATGTTGCAAAGGATTGAAAGTTTAGTCAAAGGACTGGTGGTG GTTTTTCTGGCTTTTATGGTAGTTCAGACCGTTTCGGATTGCAATGTCTGCCAATCGAATCAAGTGGCCTGCATCAACTCCACCTCATTTTACCTGTGTTTCGGCG ATGGAACCCCACATCGTGATCAGTTGTACCACTGCCTCGAGGGCTTCGACTGCACCAATCTCACGGCGATTTGTGTTCAGAAGAGCAGCCAACGTCCTCCCAGCTGCGGGGATACCACGCAGTGTGGCCAGTGCAATGCCAATCGGAATTACCTGTTCGCCTGCCAGAGTCGCGGTATATTCCAGATGTGCTATGGAGCCACCAGGCCCACGGGAAAGTTCGGTTACTGCCCCTCGGGAACCGTTTGCGATGCCACCAGCACTTCGATCTGTGTGCCTGAGGTCACAGGTCAAACGCTCACCTGCGACATAAATGATGAGCTAGTGGACACCACCACTGCTTCAACGGTGACCACTACCGAGAGTAGCACTACGGAAAGCACCACTGAAAGCACTACAGAAAGCACCACTGACAGCAGCACTGATTCCACAGTAGTTACTACAGTGAGCCCCCTAACACCCGAACAGATGTGCACTCAGCTTAATGCCACTGGACTTTTCCCCATCATTCCCACGGATCCCTATTGCCAGCG CTACGTTAGTTGCTACTTTAATAACAACGTTCTTATCAGATCAGCGGAATATAACTGTCCGGCGACCTCCTACTTTGTTTCGCAGACCCAGAGCTGCGTGTACGTCAATCCGGGCTACTGTCTTTGA
- the LOC108059293 gene encoding uncharacterized protein encodes MYFQRSLRSLCFIVIISSVAVFVVGEIKCNVCQDNNVKCVNETHFSLCMDSVAPDQVMQCPDDQVCTSLLKFCMPRGSVAPSCTSDADVTCPSCDGSSVFVCTSRTTFQMCNGDKLTSQVTKCKDNTFCSIGQNQFCVDRCEALNSKTGFQCDRESPLEV; translated from the exons ATGTATTTCCAACGGTCCCTGAGAAGTTTG TGCTTCATCGTGATTATATCTTCAGTGGCAGTTTTCGTCGTCGgtgaaattaaatgtaatgttTGCCAAGACAATAATGTCAAGTGTGTGAATGAGACCCACTTCAGCTTATGCATGGATAGTGTTGCCCCAGACCAAGTGATGCAGTGTCCCGATGACCAGGTCTGCACCAGTCTCCTCAAGTTCTGCATGCCCCGAGGATCGGTAGCCCCTTCCTGCACTTCGGATGCCGACGTAACGTGCCCCTCTTGCGATGGATCTTCTGTTTTCGTCTGTACTAGCCGCACTACCTTCCAAATGTGCAACGGAGATAAGCTTACCAGCCAAGTCACGAAGTGTAAGGATAATACTTTCTGTTCCATAGGTCAGAATCAATTTTGTGTGGACCGCTGTGAAGCTCTTAACTCAAAGACCGGTTTTCAGTGCGACAGGGAGTCACCATTAGAAGTATAA